From Puniceicoccales bacterium:
TCTTTTCGAGAGGGGCTTTCGGTGTTAGAGTACTTCATTTCAACGCATGGAGCACGTAAGGGATTGGCTGATACAGCGTTAAAAACCGCCGATGCTGGGTATCTTACCCGTAAGTTATGTGATGTGGCCATGGATTGCATAATCAGTTGCTACGATGATGACATTCGTCATGGCGTATGGAAACAGGCGATTTTGGACGGCGAAGACGAGGTTGTAAGCCTTAAGGAACGCATAGTTGGCCGATGTTCCGCCGATGATATTCACAATCCACTTAATCCCGATGAGATAATAATTCACTCCACCGGATTGATTACAGCCGACGTGGCCAAGATAATTGATGACTGTGGGATAGAACGAGTTAAGGTTTTATCGCCGTTGACAAGCATGCGAAGAAATGGCATTTCAGCCCTCTCCTACGGCATAGATCCGGCGACGAATAGCATGGTAAAATGTGGTTCGGCGGTGGGCATAATCGCTGCCCAGTCGATCGGTGAACCGGGTACCCAACTTACGATGCAGACATTTCACGTGGGCGGTGTTGCGAGGCAAATGCTTAAGGCATCGGAACTTAGAGCTCACGATGATGGTATTGTAAAATATATCGATGCCAGGTTGGTGAAAACCGCCGACGGGGCAAGCATCGTCCTAAACAAGTCTGGCTATCTATCTTTACAGAGCAAAGATGGCCACGAAATCGAAAAATATAGCATAGTTCATGGAGCCGTTTTAACCGTTGGCGATGGGACTCATGTAAAAAAAGGTCAACTGCTGGCCGTGTGGGATCCGCACAATGTTCCAATCATGTCCGAATGTTCAGGTAGGATTCGGTTTCGTGATATGATTCAAGGGGTTACAATACGCCGAGATATAGATGAAATCAGTGGCAAAATAACGACGATTGTCATTGAGCATAAAGAAGATCTTAATCCTGTCATCGATGTTTTGGATGATCTGGACAACGGCGTTGAGTCGCCAAAAGTAATTGCTTCCTACGCGATTCCGACTGGAGCTCAAGTTATTGTGGATGATGAGAATATGATTTCGGCCGGTGCTCTATTGGCCAAAACGCCGAGATCTGCCTCAAAGACCCATGACATCACCGGCGGATTGCCGCGGGTGGCAGAACTATTTGAGGCACGGAGACCTAAGGAAGCCGCTGAGATGGCCAAAATAGACGGCATTGTGTCATTTGGAGGTACCGTTAGAAATAAAAAGAGGATCTGGATCACCGACGCCGAAGCCGGCAGAAGAGAAGAACATCTAATTCCTCATGGAACGCAAATCATTGTCCATGAAGGAGATTTTGTTAGTCGAGGTCAGTATCTCACCGGAGGATCGGCCGATCCTCACGAGGTACTTGAGATTCTTGGAGTTTCCAGCGTCCAGGAATATCTGATCGCTGAAATTCAAAAAGTCTATAGGATGCAAGGAGTTACAATCAACGATAAGCATGTGGAACTCATCATCGCGAGGATGCTAAGAAAGGTTCGAATTACAAATCCAGGAGATTCTGACTTTTTCTGGGGCGAACAGATTGATAAAGATGAGTTTATGGAACGGAATAACGAAATAATCGAGGCCGGTGGTAAACCCGCCGAAGCCGATCCGGTTTTGCTAGGTGTAACGAAAGCTTCTTTGGAAACCGAAAGCTTCATTTCGGCCGCATCATTCCAGGAAACCACAAGGGTTTTGACCGACGCCGCCACTCTATGTAAAATCGATGAGCTGAAAGGGTTTAAGGAAAATGTCATAATGGGCCATTTAATCCCGGCCGGCACAGGATTACCAAAATATAGGAAGTTGAAGATAAATTACTTAGATAACAGTCAGTCCAATATGAAAGACTACGATCATGTATCCAATGTGACCGAGGCATTGACCGAAAGCCATGGGTAATTTTATTTAATTATGTAATTTTCATAAATAAATGCTTGATTTCGCGAAAATTTTTGGTTCTACTTTTAAACAGATTTGTTTTAAAATAAAATAATAAATTAATATTTTGATGCCTACAATTAATCAGTTAATAAGCAGACCTAGGGTTAGCAATTTGGTGAAGTCCAAAGCGCCGGCATTGAGGAGTAATCCGTTTCGTCGAGGAGTTTGTATTCAGGTCATGACGCGGACACCCAAAAAACCGAACTCGGCCATACGAAAAGTTGCTAAGGTTCGCTTGACCAACCGGATGGAAGTGATTGCCTATATTCCTGATGAGGGGCATAGTTTACAGGAACACAGTGTGGTTCTTGTTCGTGGTGGTCGGGTTAAGGATCTTCCCGGCGTTAGGTATCATATTGTTAGAGGAACTCTTGATTGTACGGGAGTTGAGAAACGTCGTCGCAGCAGATCCAAATATGGAGTAAAGCGACCGAAGGCTAGTAAAAAATAAAGAGGATTGAGCAGATATGTCACGGCGGAGAAGAGCAGAGAAGCGAGAATTGGCAAAAGATCCTAGATTCGGCAGTCAGTTGATTGGGCAGCTGGTCAATATAGTGATGGAGCGCGGTAAAAAATCGTTGGCCTGTTCCATTGTGTATGGTGCAATAGAGTATGCCAGTGAACAACTTAGCAAAGGCGACCCGATAGAATTATTGATGGGTGCCATAGAAAATGCCAGACCAAAGTTGGAGGTAAAAAGTCGTCGAGTTGGTGGAGCCACCTATCAGGTTCCGATAGAAGTTCCCTACGTTCGGCAGCAAAGTTTGGTATTTAGATGGATGGTTCAGATGGCGAAGGACAGAAAAGGTCAATGTATGCGCAATGCCCTTGGGCAGGAAATAGTTGATGCATATAATAATACTGGTGCTGTGGTTAAAAAGAAAACCGAGATGCATAAAATGGCCCAGGCAAATCGGGCCTTTGCCCACTTGGTTTGGTAAAAGCTAATGTTTTTATGTTATGTATATCGCTAACAAGAAAATTTCATCGGTAAATTCCCCGGACCGGGATACACCATTGGAGTATACGCGGAATATCGGCATAGCTGCTCACATAGACGCTGGCAAAACCACTACCACCGAAAGGATATTATATTATACCGGGGTGGTCCACAAAATGGGCGAAGTTCACGATGGCACCGCGGTCACCGATTGGATGGAGCAAGAAAGAGAGCGTGGAATAACAATAACATCGGCGGCAATAAGTTGTTCATGGAAAACAAATGACGGTAATTTTTCTGGGATAAAACACAAAATAAACATCATCGACACACCTGGTCATGTGGATTTCACAGCTGAAGTCGAAAGATCCCTTAGGGTTCTTGATGGAGCGGTGGCAGTGTTTTGTGCCGTTGCTGGTGTTCAACCGCAATCAGAAACCGTTTGGCGTCAAATGGATAAGTACAAGGTTCCGAGAATAGCGTTTATAAACAAAATGGATCGAACCGGGGCGGATTTCCTCGGTGCAATCGATGATATAAGGGAAAAACTTGGAGGCAACGCCTACCCGTTGTATCTGAATCTTGGTGAAGAAGACAGTTTTTGTGGTCTCATAGATCTTATAAAGATGAAAGCCTATTTGTATGATGAAACAGATGAGCTTGGAACAAAGTATGATACGATCGATATACCGGCTGAGTATTTGGCTGAAGCTAGGAAACATCGAGAGGCATTGATCGAGGCCGTGGCTGATTACGATGATGATCTTGCAGAGAAGTATTTGGACGGCAAAGAGTTATCCGTTGACGAGATTCGCGCTGCCGTAAGAAAAGCTACTCTATCGATGAATTTCATAGGTGTAATACCAGGGAGTTCATTTAAGAAAAAAGGCGTACAATTCCTTCTTGATTCGGTGGTTGAGTATTTGCCATCTCCTCTGGATCTGCCACCGATGAAGGCGTTCAAAGATGATGATTGTGAGAAGACCGAAATTGTTCCCAATGATAGTACAAACATCGCTGTAAAGACCGAAATTGTTTCCAATGATAGTGCAAACATCGCTGTAAAAACCGAAATTGTTCCCAATGATAGTGCAAACATCGCTGTATTGGCTTTTAAATTGATGTCGGACCCCTATGTGGGAAAATTGGTTTTTTGTCGAGTTTATTCAGGTCAGCTCAAAAAAGGCAGCAGTGTTTATAATCCACGGACTAGGAAAACCGAAAGAATTAGTCGGTTGATGGTGATGAAAGCCGATTCCCGGGAAGACAT
This genomic window contains:
- the rpsL gene encoding 30S ribosomal protein S12, yielding MPTINQLISRPRVSNLVKSKAPALRSNPFRRGVCIQVMTRTPKKPNSAIRKVAKVRLTNRMEVIAYIPDEGHSLQEHSVVLVRGGRVKDLPGVRYHIVRGTLDCTGVEKRRRSRSKYGVKRPKASKK
- the fusA gene encoding elongation factor G: MYIANKKISSVNSPDRDTPLEYTRNIGIAAHIDAGKTTTTERILYYTGVVHKMGEVHDGTAVTDWMEQERERGITITSAAISCSWKTNDGNFSGIKHKINIIDTPGHVDFTAEVERSLRVLDGAVAVFCAVAGVQPQSETVWRQMDKYKVPRIAFINKMDRTGADFLGAIDDIREKLGGNAYPLYLNLGEEDSFCGLIDLIKMKAYLYDETDELGTKYDTIDIPAEYLAEARKHREALIEAVADYDDDLAEKYLDGKELSVDEIRAAVRKATLSMNFIGVIPGSSFKKKGVQFLLDSVVEYLPSPLDLPPMKAFKDDDCEKTEIVPNDSTNIAVKTEIVSNDSANIAVKTEIVPNDSANIAVLAFKLMSDPYVGKLVFCRVYSGQLKKGSSVYNPRTRKTERISRLMVMKADSREDIAVAYSGDICAIVGIRDIVTGDTLCIRESEIILEPPTFPEPVISMSIEPKAKDDREKLSSALQSLSEEDPTFKVSTNIETGQTIIAGMGELHLEIILDRLSREFGVHVNSGKPQIAYKETIIAEAVGEGKFIRQSGGRGQYGHAIVKIEPSTRGEGIEVINEIVGGVIPKEYIKPTQDGIMEGARNGVVAGYPVIDFRARIIDGSFHEVDSSEMAFRMAGIFAFKEAMRKALPILLEPIMKVEISTPNEYQGDIIGDINRRRGQIQSTELNGSFANVIAFVPLETMFGYATDVRSITKGRASYSMTPSHFEQVPANSLQQIVENSVRAVARA
- the rpsG gene encoding 30S ribosomal protein S7; translated protein: MSRRRRAEKRELAKDPRFGSQLIGQLVNIVMERGKKSLACSIVYGAIEYASEQLSKGDPIELLMGAIENARPKLEVKSRRVGGATYQVPIEVPYVRQQSLVFRWMVQMAKDRKGQCMRNALGQEIVDAYNNTGAVVKKKTEMHKMAQANRAFAHLVW